Proteins from a single region of Desulfolutivibrio sulfoxidireducens:
- a CDS encoding rubredoxin translates to MAAPENMWQCQTVNCGYIYDPDRGDRKGKIPPGTAFEDLPDDWRCPICRATKKCFRPLAGPGSTQEASCEK, encoded by the coding sequence ATGGCCGCTCCGGAAAACATGTGGCAGTGTCAGACGGTCAATTGCGGATATATCTATGATCCGGATCGTGGCGACCGCAAGGGCAAGATCCCGCCCGGCACCGCCTTCGAGGACCTGCCCGACGACTGGAGGTGCCCTATCTGCCGGGCCACGAAAAAGTGTTTTCGTCCCCTGGCCGGGCCGGGCTCCACCCAGGAAGCCTCCTGCGAAAAGTAG
- a CDS encoding rubredoxin translates to MTPASSPPSDRYLCLACGYAYDPAQGDPTQDVPPKTPFADLPADWRCPTCGAPKNRFAREV, encoded by the coding sequence GTGACTCCCGCATCCTCCCCGCCTTCCGACCGATACCTGTGCCTGGCCTGCGGTTACGCCTACGATCCCGCCCAGGGCGATCCGACCCAGGACGTCCCCCCCAAAACCCCGTTTGCCGATCTTCCCGCGGACTGGCGCTGCCCCACCTGCGGCGCGCCAAAAAATCGTTTCGCCCGCGAGGTTTGA
- a CDS encoding AI-2E family transporter, with product MDANPRRFSTLFFLATLAVSLFLAYIVLRPFVHLIVLGTVLATLFHPIFSLLRRKWRNRGSLAALATVAMVVLLLIVPLLLLTGALLNQGMQTLSAVQNWLQENDLETLLSQEHLAPYLAWLKTHAPFLDLSKIDLQGDLIELSKQSGQIILDAGTTLLGNALGLTLNFFILVFILFFLIRDGESMLARIKYLMPLREEQEDRLIKQFGDVSRSVVMGSFLIAVCQGLAGSLGLYIVGIPPLFWGFMMGFTSLIPIVGTAIIWIPAAIYLGLTNQWEWGLFLAAWGAIIVSGIDSVLRPLLLKGRSNMSMFYVFLSILGGIKYFGALGILYGPLIVSLAMVMLSIYSEAYRQCLDNRD from the coding sequence ATGGACGCCAACCCACGCCGGTTTTCCACCCTCTTTTTTTTGGCCACCCTGGCGGTCTCCCTTTTTTTGGCCTACATTGTTCTGCGGCCCTTCGTCCACCTCATCGTCCTGGGCACCGTGCTGGCCACCCTGTTTCACCCCATCTTCAGCCTCCTGCGCCGGAAATGGCGGAATCGCGGCTCTCTGGCGGCCCTGGCCACCGTGGCCATGGTGGTCCTTTTGCTCATCGTGCCCCTGTTGCTGCTCACCGGGGCGCTTCTCAACCAGGGCATGCAAACCCTGTCCGCCGTACAGAACTGGCTCCAGGAAAACGACCTGGAAACCCTGCTCTCCCAGGAACACTTGGCCCCTTACCTGGCTTGGCTCAAAACTCACGCGCCCTTTCTCGACCTCTCGAAAATCGACCTGCAGGGCGACCTGATCGAACTGTCCAAACAGTCCGGCCAGATCATCCTCGACGCCGGCACCACCCTTTTGGGCAACGCCCTGGGCCTGACCCTCAACTTCTTCATCCTGGTCTTCATCCTGTTTTTCCTCATCCGCGACGGCGAGTCCATGCTGGCCCGGATCAAATACCTCATGCCCCTTCGCGAGGAACAGGAAGACCGGCTCATCAAACAATTCGGCGACGTCTCCCGCTCCGTGGTCATGGGCAGCTTCCTCATCGCCGTGTGCCAGGGACTGGCCGGAAGCCTCGGGCTCTACATCGTGGGCATCCCGCCCCTTTTCTGGGGCTTCATGATGGGCTTCACCTCGCTTATTCCCATCGTGGGCACGGCCATCATCTGGATTCCCGCCGCCATCTATCTCGGCCTCACCAATCAGTGGGAATGGGGCCTGTTCCTGGCGGCCTGGGGCGCGATCATCGTCTCGGGGATCGACTCCGTCCTGCGGCCACTCCTGCTCAAAGGCCGCTCCAACATGTCCATGTTCTACGTCTTTTTGTCCATCCTCGGCGGCATCAAATATTTCGGGGCCCTGGGCATCCTCTACGGCCCCCTCATCGTCAGCCTGGCCATGGTCATGCTCTCCATCTACTCCGAGGCCTACCGCCAGTGCCTCGATAACCGCGACTGA
- a CDS encoding rhomboid family intramembrane serine protease, producing MDDGGGENKGHALGEALSRLGRRLFPRRDVFRDITGEVFEDGGAGLSEKRAREWSLVLWARGVAHRMYHDGESWRIGVPARLAGRAVDEIRAYVRENALGEAETPRPKRPVPVRSVAWVMAGVGFCFVFLVSHPVVWGRRLDFVRMGAGDTGAMLFSGQWWRALTALTLHADGAHLLGNVVVGGLFMAFLCREAGVGTGFFLALAAGAAGNGLKAVIQGPGHHFLGASTAVFGALGVLGGMVSVFGLRGLSWRRLAPFGAGLMLLALLGAGEEENAGKIDLGGHFLGFAAGAIFGAAMGAARRRGWRIPVLGLDAFLGILAALTVVLAWISAFLGWRWS from the coding sequence GTGGACGACGGCGGCGGTGAAAACAAGGGACATGCGCTTGGCGAGGCGCTTTCGCGGCTTGGCCGACGGCTTTTCCCCAGGCGGGACGTCTTTCGGGACATCACCGGGGAGGTGTTCGAGGATGGCGGGGCCGGTCTGTCGGAAAAGCGCGCCCGGGAGTGGTCCTTGGTGCTTTGGGCCCGAGGGGTGGCGCACAGGATGTATCATGACGGGGAGTCCTGGCGCATCGGTGTCCCGGCGCGGCTGGCCGGGCGGGCCGTGGACGAGATCCGGGCATACGTCCGCGAGAACGCCCTTGGCGAGGCCGAAACCCCGCGTCCGAAGCGGCCGGTTCCGGTCCGGTCCGTGGCCTGGGTCATGGCCGGGGTGGGTTTTTGTTTCGTGTTTCTGGTTTCGCATCCGGTGGTGTGGGGCAGGCGTCTGGATTTCGTGCGCATGGGCGCGGGCGATACCGGGGCCATGCTGTTTTCCGGGCAGTGGTGGCGGGCGCTCACGGCCTTGACCTTGCACGCCGACGGCGCGCATCTTCTGGGCAATGTGGTGGTGGGCGGGCTTTTCATGGCCTTTTTGTGCCGCGAGGCCGGGGTGGGGACGGGTTTTTTTCTGGCCCTGGCGGCCGGTGCGGCGGGCAATGGCCTCAAGGCCGTGATCCAGGGGCCGGGCCATCATTTTCTGGGTGCGTCCACAGCGGTTTTCGGGGCCTTGGGGGTCTTGGGGGGAATGGTCAGCGTGTTCGGGCTGCGGGGATTGTCCTGGCGCCGGCTGGCCCCATTCGGGGCGGGGCTTATGCTTTTGGCCCTTCTGGGGGCGGGGGAGGAGGAAAACGCGGGGAAGATCGATCTGGGCGGGCATTTTCTCGGCTTCGCGGCCGGGGCGATCTTTGGCGCGGCCATGGGCGCGGCGCGCCGGAGGGGCTGGCGTATCCCGGTGCTCGGCCTTGATGCGTTCCTGGGGATTTTGGCCGCGCTTACGGTCGTTCTCGCCTGGATATCGGCTTTTTTGGGATGGCGCTGGTCCTGA
- a CDS encoding PH domain-containing protein, with protein sequence MSLSRLVYEGEDIRFRTGKHWVVFVKAAIFLFLAVAAWSSGDMLRGLLTFKAPEEIEKFLPKIISVTVWVIRYSLFFIFALLAAMRLFSFFTLRIAVTPKRLICDDAVFGSFSMDLSKIESVKSEPGVFGGLFGYGKVVLTATSSQRLIVSNVSRPHIFEKEIFAAK encoded by the coding sequence ATGAGCCTGAGCCGTCTGGTGTATGAGGGAGAGGATATTCGCTTCCGCACGGGAAAACACTGGGTGGTGTTCGTCAAGGCCGCCATTTTTCTGTTCCTGGCGGTGGCGGCGTGGTCCAGCGGCGATATGTTGCGCGGGCTTTTGACGTTCAAGGCCCCGGAGGAGATCGAGAAGTTTCTGCCAAAGATTATAAGTGTCACGGTATGGGTCATCCGCTACAGTCTCTTTTTCATCTTCGCCCTGTTGGCCGCGATGCGTCTTTTTTCCTTTTTCACCCTGCGCATCGCCGTCACCCCCAAACGGCTGATCTGCGACGATGCCGTGTTCGGTTCCTTTTCCATGGATCTGTCGAAAATCGAGTCGGTCAAGTCCGAACCCGGCGTCTTCGGCGGACTTTTCGGCTACGGCAAAGTGGTGCTCACGGCCACCAGCAGCCAGCGTTTGATCGTGAGCAACGTCAGCCGTCCCCACATCTTCGAGAAGGAGATCTTCGCCGCGAAATAG